One Dysgonomonas mossii genomic region harbors:
- a CDS encoding toll/interleukin-1 receptor domain-containing protein, with protein sequence MTPLEKVNLIHSIAVELQRRMTYDEIDLYLTEYGINKLSDGYGSKKVYVQKVLEGVLTTKILKIAEELGLLKSESFILAEEPLCWKLGFFKMFISHLTANKSSATNLKICLEEYAISGFVAHEDIEPSKEWMVEIERALFSMNGLCAIVTPDFIKSHWCDQEVGVAIGRKILIVTIRKGADPYGLFGKYQGIQSKDKDSNKIAEEIFKIVATNEKSKSTYAEMIRNLVLNSKNAEEGLKWIALLEKIPNIEIAYIAELHSKFYSNNNLNNKPIFDIVNRIFKKYDLSPVNHKTFMVSNLDLDDDLPF encoded by the coding sequence ATGACTCCTTTAGAAAAAGTAAATTTAATTCATTCTATTGCTGTTGAATTACAAAGACGAATGACCTATGATGAAATAGACTTATATTTAACTGAATATGGAATAAATAAATTATCAGATGGATATGGGAGTAAGAAGGTGTATGTCCAAAAAGTCTTAGAAGGAGTTCTTACCACGAAAATTCTTAAAATAGCGGAAGAGTTAGGTTTATTAAAATCAGAAAGCTTTATATTGGCTGAAGAACCACTATGTTGGAAACTTGGTTTCTTCAAGATGTTTATTAGTCATTTAACAGCAAATAAATCATCTGCGACTAATTTAAAAATATGTTTGGAGGAATATGCGATATCTGGATTTGTAGCTCATGAAGATATTGAGCCTTCTAAAGAATGGATGGTCGAAATCGAACGAGCTTTATTTAGCATGAATGGTTTATGTGCAATCGTTACTCCAGATTTTATAAAAAGTCATTGGTGTGACCAAGAGGTTGGAGTAGCTATTGGTCGAAAGATACTTATTGTTACGATAAGAAAAGGTGCTGATCCTTATGGTTTATTTGGAAAATATCAGGGAATACAATCTAAAGATAAAGACTCTAATAAAATCGCAGAAGAAATATTTAAGATTGTAGCTACGAATGAAAAATCTAAATCAACATATGCTGAAATGATTCGTAATTTGGTATTGAATTCAAAGAATGCCGAAGAAGGTTTGAAATGGATAGCTCTTTTAGAAAAGATTCCTAATATTGAAATAGCATATATAGCAGAATTACATTCAAAGTTTTATTCTAATAATAATCTGAATAATAAGCCTATTTTTGACATTGTAAACAGAATATTTAAAAAGTACGATTTGTCACCAGTTAATCATAAA